From a region of the Brassica napus cultivar Da-Ae unplaced genomic scaffold, Da-Ae ScsIHWf_1068;HRSCAF=1513, whole genome shotgun sequence genome:
- the LOC106377232 gene encoding psbP domain-containing protein 4, chloroplastic-like: protein METALLRFRVSFSCHPHPHHKKIAAHHRVNNEIPGGYEDEWSPKVLSRRSLLATASGLSLASSTSLAFPGEGLAVVKQGLLAGRVPGLSEPDDEGWRTYRRPDEKSGGHGVGWSPIIPYAFSVPQDWNEVPVSIADLGGTEIDLRFASPKEGRLSVIVAPVLRFADNLGDNVKIENIGTPAKVINAFGPEVIGENVEGKVLSSNVAEHDGRLYYQFELEPPHVLITATAAGNRLYLFSVTGNGLQWKRYYKDLKKIATSFRVV, encoded by the exons ATGGAGACGGCCCTGCTTCGGTTCCGCGTTAGTTTCTCCTGTCATCCTCATCCACACCACAAGAAAATCGCCGCTCATCACAGAGTCAACAATGAGATTCCTGGAGGATACGAAGACGAGTGGTCTCCTAAGGTTTTGAGTAGAAGATCATTACTAGCGACGGCTTCTGGGCTCTCACTGGCCTCTTCGACGTCTTTAGCGTTTCCAGGGGAAGGGTTAGCTGTCGTGAAACAAGGTCTTCTCGCCGGGAGAGTTCCTGGTCTGTCTGAACCTGACGACGAAG GTTGGAGAACATACCGTAGACCAGACGAGAAGTCAGGAGGGCATGGAGTTGGTTGGAGTCCTATTATCCCTTACGCCTTCTCTGTTCCTCAAGATTGGAATGAG GTACCTGTATCGATAGCTGATCTTGGTGGCACTGAGATTGACTTAAGATTTGCTAGTCCTAAAGAAGGCCGCTTGTCTGTAATTGTAGCTCCCGTTCTAAGATTTGCAGATA ACCTTGGGGACAACGTGAAGATTGAAAACATTGGAACACCAGCGAAGGTGATCAACGCCTTTGGACCAGAAGTTATCGGAGAAAACGTTGAAGGGAAGGTGTTAAGTTCGAATGTAGCGGAACACGATGGTAGACTCTATTACCAGTTCGAGCTAGAGCCACCTCACGTGCTCATCACCGCAACCGCTGCTGGAAACCGTCTTTACTTGTTCAGTGTCACCGGAAACG GGCTTCAATGGAAGAGATACTACAAGGATCTGAAGAAGATAGCTACTTCCTTCCGAGTTGTTTAG
- the LOC106377231 gene encoding carboxyvinyl-carboxyphosphonate phosphorylmutase, chloroplastic-like — translation MSLLMAVKPTSLCNTLNLTASPRSPRTNPRAARLVNPTARIQTRIHRLIQEQGSILMPGCYDALSAAIVQQTGFSAGFISGYALSASLLGKPDFGLLTPPEMAATARSVCASAPNIPIIADADTGGGNALNVQRTVKDLIAAGAAGCFLEDQAWPKKCGHMRGKQVISAEEHAAKIASARDAIGDSDFFLVARTDARATSAKSGLEDAIARVNLYMEAGADASFVEAPRDDDELKEIGKRTKGFRVCNMIEGGVTPLHTPEELKEMGFHLIVHPLTALYASARALVDVLKTLKENGTTRGHLEKMATFEEFNSLVDLESWFELEARYSNLRNALGTTTKS, via the exons ATGTCGTTGCTCATGGCGGTCAAACCCACTTCCCTATGCAACACCTTAAACCTTACGGCTTCGCCGAGATCCCCACGCACCAATCCTCGCGCGGCGAGATTGGTTAATCCGACGGCGAGGATCCAAACACGTATCCATCGTCTGATCCAGGAACAAGGCAGTATCCTCATGCCTGGATGCTACGACGCGTTATCAGCCGCCATCGTGCAGCAAACCGGATTCTCGGCCGGTTTCATCTCCGGTTACGCTCTCTCCGCTTCTCTTTTGGGTAAACCGGACTTCGGTTTGCTAAC TCCACCCGAGATGGCTGCGACGGCACGGTCGGTCTGTGCTTCGGCTCCTAACATACCCATCATTGCAGATGCTG ACACTGGTGGAGGAAATGCACTAAACGTTCAAAGAACTGTGAAAGACTTGATCGCAGCTGGTGCTGCTGGCTGCTTCCTTGAG GACCAAGCATGGCCAAAGAAATGCG GTCATATGCGTGGCAAACAAGTTATCTCAGCAGAAGAACATGCTGCCAAGATAGCATCAGCGCGAGACGCTATCGGAGACTCTGACTTCTTCCTCGTCGCGAGAACAGACGCACGTGCCACGTCTGCTAAGTCAGGACTCGAAGACGCCATTGCGCGTGTCAATCTCTACATGGAGGCTGGAGCGGATGCTTCCTTTGTGGAGGCACCTAGAGACGACGACGAGCTCAAGGAGATAGGCAAACGCACGAAGGGTTTCAGAGTCTGCAACATGATCGAAGGCGGAGTCACGCCGCTGCACACGCCCGAGGAGCTTAAGGAAATGGGGTTTCACTTGATTGTTCACCCCTTGACCGCGCTCTACGCATCGGCTCGAGCGCTTGTGGATGTTCTCAAGACTCTTAAAGAAAACGGAACCACGAGGGGTCACTTGGAAAAGATGGCTACGTTTGAGGAGTTCAATAGTTTGGTGGATTTGGAGTCGTGGTTTGAGCTCGAGGCTCGTTACTCGAACCTTAGGAACGCTCTTGGGACGACTACAAAGTCATGA